One part of the Musa acuminata AAA Group cultivar baxijiao chromosome BXJ1-5, Cavendish_Baxijiao_AAA, whole genome shotgun sequence genome encodes these proteins:
- the LOC135672981 gene encoding probable inactive poly [ADP-ribose] polymerase SRO3 isoform X3, with protein sequence MEKKSNVGNGRSKSDDATGGFGANGMIKVREESDEFVIVQHRFYTNIATLVPHCSLVELHRVLHSTPTRRSCWEAFHDQLKATQQKRGEHPNDKVAFYEAPKEKVIRTITDGFDVSGAPDDGGYFGLGLYFTPEPFAINSVMSATADERGLRHVLLCRVILGAVEEVVVRGSRQSQPSSHSFDSAVDNQNTPTRYIIWYSDAQTRVLPLYVMSIKVDFRTRGLSKEPGSRPTSPWTSIKDLISMLSRILPRSTMCQIRRLHNELMERKTTRQQLVRRIRHIAGDKILLCAIKSIRAKVCLLSYSLLLNASIRCSDANATS encoded by the exons ATGGAGAAGAAGAGCAATGTGGGAAACGGTCGGTCGAAATCCGACGACGCGACGGGTGGATTTGGGGCCAACGGAATGATCAAGGTAAGAGAGGAGAGCGACGAATTCGTCATCGTGCAGCACAGGTTCTACACAAATATCGCTACACTTGTGCCGCACTGTTCCTTGGTGGAGCTCCACCGTGTGCTGCACTCCACGCCCACCAGAAGATCATGTTGGGAGGCCTTCCACGATCAGCTGAAAGCCACGCAACAAAAACGTGGCGAGCATCCGAACGACAAGGTCGCGTTCTATGAAGCTCCCAAGGAGAAGGTGATCCGGACCATCACGGATGGCTTCGATGTTTCTGGGGCGCCCGACGACGGTGGCTATTTCGGCCTTGGCCTGTACTTTACTCCGGAGCCATTCGCCATCAACAG CGTGATGTCCGCAACCGCTGATGAAAGGGGGCTGAGACATGTTCTGCTGTGTCGGGTGATCTTGGGCGCGGTGGAAGAGGTCGTCGTCCGTGGCTCTCGTCAATCTCAGCCCAGCTCCCACAGCTTTGATTCTGCTGTTGACAACCAAAACACTCCCACCAGATACATTATATGGTACTCTGATGCCCAAACTCGTGTGCTGCCGCTGTATGTGATGAGCATCAAAGTGGATTTTCGTACCAGAG GACTCTCGAAGGAGCCAGGATCTCGACCTACTTCGCCATGGACTTCTATCAAAGATCTGATATCCATGTTATCCAGGATTTTGCCTCGGTCGACGATGTGCCAAATTAGAAGGTTGCATAATGAACTCATG GAAAGGAAAACCACAAGGCAACAGCTCGTTCGTCGGATCAGACATATAGCAGGGGACAAGATATTGCTTTGTGCCATCAAATCAATTCGAGCCAAGGTTTGCCTACTTAGCTACTCGCTGCTGCTAAATGCTTCGATACGATGCTCAGATGCAAATGCCACAAGCTAA
- the LOC135672979 gene encoding late embryogenesis abundant protein At5g17165-like, whose protein sequence is MAANSKAPALAAGFGKRFVSQIWAAPAPAAVASLAPVFSRRRAVHVSSYDKNVDELVPPSVVPDHVIDANSDKYWSPHPTTGVFGPADEGSASAAGGEKVAAAPGSGPSALDQTVWFRPLEDLDKPPQP, encoded by the exons ATGGCAGCCAATTCGAAAGCGCCAGCGCTCGCTGCAGGGTTCGGAAAGCGATTCGTTAGCCAGATCTGGGCCGCTCCGGCACCCGCCGCCGTCGCCTCTCTGGCACCTGTCTTTTCCAG GAGGAGGGCCGTGCACGTCtcgtcgtacgataagaacgttgACGAGCTGGTGCCGCCGAGCGTGGTGCCGGACCATGTGATCGACGCTAACTCCGACAAGTATTGGAGCCCCCACCCCACCACCGGCGTCTTCGGACCGGCCGACGAGGGCAGTGCCTCCGCTGCTGGCGGCGAGAAGGTGGCGGCCGCTCCAGGCAGCGGCCCGTCTGCGCTGGACCAGACCGTGTGGTTCCGCCCCCTGGAGGACTTGGATAAGCCTCCTCAGCCCTGA
- the LOC135672981 gene encoding probable inactive poly [ADP-ribose] polymerase SRO3 isoform X1, with product MERKLADFSCDFLKDCMEKKSNVGNGRSKSDDATGGFGANGMIKVREESDEFVIVQHRFYTNIATLVPHCSLVELHRVLHSTPTRRSCWEAFHDQLKATQQKRGEHPNDKVAFYEAPKEKVIRTITDGFDVSGAPDDGGYFGLGLYFTPEPFAINSVMSATADERGLRHVLLCRVILGAVEEVVVRGSRQSQPSSHSFDSAVDNQNTPTRYIIWYSDAQTRVLPLYVMSIKVDFRTRGLSKEPGSRPTSPWTSIKDLISMLSRILPRSTMCQIRRLHNELMERKTTRQQLVRRIRHIAGDKILLCAIKSIRAKVCLLSYSLLLNASIRCSDANATS from the exons ATGGAACGGAAATTAGCTGATTTTTCATGTGATTTTTT GAAGGATTGTATGGAGAAGAAGAGCAATGTGGGAAACGGTCGGTCGAAATCCGACGACGCGACGGGTGGATTTGGGGCCAACGGAATGATCAAGGTAAGAGAGGAGAGCGACGAATTCGTCATCGTGCAGCACAGGTTCTACACAAATATCGCTACACTTGTGCCGCACTGTTCCTTGGTGGAGCTCCACCGTGTGCTGCACTCCACGCCCACCAGAAGATCATGTTGGGAGGCCTTCCACGATCAGCTGAAAGCCACGCAACAAAAACGTGGCGAGCATCCGAACGACAAGGTCGCGTTCTATGAAGCTCCCAAGGAGAAGGTGATCCGGACCATCACGGATGGCTTCGATGTTTCTGGGGCGCCCGACGACGGTGGCTATTTCGGCCTTGGCCTGTACTTTACTCCGGAGCCATTCGCCATCAACAG CGTGATGTCCGCAACCGCTGATGAAAGGGGGCTGAGACATGTTCTGCTGTGTCGGGTGATCTTGGGCGCGGTGGAAGAGGTCGTCGTCCGTGGCTCTCGTCAATCTCAGCCCAGCTCCCACAGCTTTGATTCTGCTGTTGACAACCAAAACACTCCCACCAGATACATTATATGGTACTCTGATGCCCAAACTCGTGTGCTGCCGCTGTATGTGATGAGCATCAAAGTGGATTTTCGTACCAGAG GACTCTCGAAGGAGCCAGGATCTCGACCTACTTCGCCATGGACTTCTATCAAAGATCTGATATCCATGTTATCCAGGATTTTGCCTCGGTCGACGATGTGCCAAATTAGAAGGTTGCATAATGAACTCATG GAAAGGAAAACCACAAGGCAACAGCTCGTTCGTCGGATCAGACATATAGCAGGGGACAAGATATTGCTTTGTGCCATCAAATCAATTCGAGCCAAGGTTTGCCTACTTAGCTACTCGCTGCTGCTAAATGCTTCGATACGATGCTCAGATGCAAATGCCACAAGCTAA
- the LOC135672980 gene encoding ubiquinol oxidase 2, mitochondrial-like — protein sequence MMMSSRNSGSTVLRHLGFRLFSSAVATRVTASEPAHSLVLSRPFVPSAPARPPASVLMRLFPVRMASTSAAPALGGEQEEREAKSSAPAAPTSGSKAVASYWGIRGSQITKDDGTPWRWSCFMPWETYEADLSIDLKKHHVPRTLLDKIAYWTVKSLRFPTDIFFQRRYGCRAMMLETVAAVPGMVGGMLLHLRSLRRFEPSGGWIRVLLEEAENERMHLMTFMEVAQPRWYERALVFAVQGVFFNAYFVAYLLSPKLAHRMVGYLEEEAIHSYTEYLKDLEAGKIENVPAPAIAMDYWRLPADATLKDVVMVVRADEAHHRDVNHFASDIHYQGMQLKDTPAPLGYH from the exons ATGATGATGAGTTCTCGGAACTCAGGATCGACGGTTCTCCGTCACCTCGGCTTCCGCCTCTTCTCCTCCGCCGTCGCCACCAGAGTCACCGCTTCGGAGCCGGCTCACTCGTTGGTCCTCTCTAGGCCCTTCGTTCCCTCGGCACCCGCGCGACCCCCGGCCTCCGTGCTGATGCGTCTCTTCCCCGTTCGGATGGCCAGCACTTCGGCGGCTCCGGCCCTCGGCGGAGAGCAGGAGGAACGCGAGGCGAAATCGTCCGCTCCTGCCGCTCCGACGAGCGGGAGCAAGGCCGTCGCCAGCTACTGGGGCATCAGGGGCTCCCAGATCACCAAGGACGACGGCACCCCGTGGAGGTGGTCGTGCTTCATG CCATGGGAGACGTACGAGGCCGACCTCTCTATTGATCTGAAGAAACACCACGTTCCGAGGACGCTTCTTGACAAGATTGCATACTGGACGGTGAAAAGCCTCCGATTCCCCACCGACATCTTCTTCCAG AGGAGGTACGGCTGCCGCGCGATGATGCTGGAGACGGTGGCGGCGGTGCCCGGGATGGTGGGCGGGATGCTGCTCCACCTCCGATCTCTCCGCCGTTTCGAGCCAAGCGGTGGCTGGATCCGCGTGCTCCTGGAAGAGGCGGAGAACGAGCGGATGCACCTGATGACGTTCATGGAGGTGGCGCAGCCTCGGTGGTACGAGCGCGCCCTGGTGTTCGCGGTGCAGGGCGTCTTCTTCAACGCCTACTTCGTGGCCTACCTCCTCTCCCCGAAGCTGGCCCACCGCATGGTGGGCTACCTGGAGGAGGAGGCCATCCACTCCTACACCGAGTACCTCAAGGACCTGGAGGCCGGCAAGATCGAGAACGTCCCCGCCCCTGCCATCGCCATGGACTACTGGCGCCTCCCCGCCGATGCCACCTTGAAGGACGTGGTCATGGTGGTCCGCGCCGACGAGGCCCACCACCGCGACGTCAACCACTTCGCTTCG GACATCCATTACCAGGGGATGCAGCTGAAAGATACACCTGCACCGCTCGGTTATCACTGA
- the LOC135672981 gene encoding probable inactive poly [ADP-ribose] polymerase SRO3 isoform X2, with protein MERKLADFSCDFLKDCMEKKSNVGNGRSKSDDATGGFGANGMIKVREESDEFVIVQHRFYTNIATLVPHCSLVELHRVLHSTPTRRSCWEAFHDQLKATQQKRGEHPNDKVAFYEAPKEKVIRTITDGFDVSGAPDDGGYFGLGLYFTPEPFAINSVMSATADERGLRHVLLCRVILGAVEEVVVRGSRQSQPSSHSFDSAVDNQNTPTRYIIWYSDAQTRVLPLYVMSIKVDFRTRGLSKEPGSRPTSPWTSIKDLISMLSRILPRSTMCQIRRLHNELMERKTTRQQLVRRIRHIAGDKILLCAIKSIRAKKAACSILASQKDGKS; from the exons ATGGAACGGAAATTAGCTGATTTTTCATGTGATTTTTT GAAGGATTGTATGGAGAAGAAGAGCAATGTGGGAAACGGTCGGTCGAAATCCGACGACGCGACGGGTGGATTTGGGGCCAACGGAATGATCAAGGTAAGAGAGGAGAGCGACGAATTCGTCATCGTGCAGCACAGGTTCTACACAAATATCGCTACACTTGTGCCGCACTGTTCCTTGGTGGAGCTCCACCGTGTGCTGCACTCCACGCCCACCAGAAGATCATGTTGGGAGGCCTTCCACGATCAGCTGAAAGCCACGCAACAAAAACGTGGCGAGCATCCGAACGACAAGGTCGCGTTCTATGAAGCTCCCAAGGAGAAGGTGATCCGGACCATCACGGATGGCTTCGATGTTTCTGGGGCGCCCGACGACGGTGGCTATTTCGGCCTTGGCCTGTACTTTACTCCGGAGCCATTCGCCATCAACAG CGTGATGTCCGCAACCGCTGATGAAAGGGGGCTGAGACATGTTCTGCTGTGTCGGGTGATCTTGGGCGCGGTGGAAGAGGTCGTCGTCCGTGGCTCTCGTCAATCTCAGCCCAGCTCCCACAGCTTTGATTCTGCTGTTGACAACCAAAACACTCCCACCAGATACATTATATGGTACTCTGATGCCCAAACTCGTGTGCTGCCGCTGTATGTGATGAGCATCAAAGTGGATTTTCGTACCAGAG GACTCTCGAAGGAGCCAGGATCTCGACCTACTTCGCCATGGACTTCTATCAAAGATCTGATATCCATGTTATCCAGGATTTTGCCTCGGTCGACGATGTGCCAAATTAGAAGGTTGCATAATGAACTCATG GAAAGGAAAACCACAAGGCAACAGCTCGTTCGTCGGATCAGACATATAGCAGGGGACAAGATATTGCTTTGTGCCATCAAATCAATTCGAGCCAAG AAAGCAGCATGTTCCATTCTTGCTTCTCAGAAGGACGGAAAAAGCTAG
- the LOC135672977 gene encoding DNA topoisomerase 2-like, with amino-acid sequence MAAEKKLPLQSSATYNSAIGGPPAPGKKTIEEIYQKKTQLEHILLRPDTYIGSVEKHAQTLWVYENGEMVHRPVTYVPGLYKIFDEILVNAADNKQRDPSMDAVKVEIDVDANRISIYNNGDGVPVEIHQEEGVYVPELIFGHLLTSSNYDDNVKKTTGGRNGYGAKLTNIFSTEFIIETADGKRQKRYNQVFTDNMGKKTDPSITKCKAGENWTKVTFRPDLAKFNMTYLEEDVVALMKKRVVDLAGTLGKSVKIELNGQRLPVKTFADYVNLYLQSASKSRPEPLPRIAEKANDRWEICVSLSEGQFQQVSFVNGIATIKGGTHVEYVTNQITNHIMTIVNKKNKNANLKAHNVRGHLWVFVNALIDNPAFDSQTKETLTTRQGSFGSKCELSQEFLKKVAKSGVVHTLLTWADFKQSKELKKTDGAKRQRITGIPKLEDANDAGGKNSDKCTLILTEGDSAKALAMAGISVVGRNYYGVFPLRGKLLNVREANHKQILDNAEVQNIKQILGLQHGKEYESAKGLRYGHLMIMTDQDHDGSHIKGLLINFIHTFWPSLLKVPSFMVEFITPLLKATNNKNKTVLSFYSMPEYEAWKESLGGNANGWSIKYYKGLGTSKSEEGKEYFKAIAKHKKDFVWVDEQDGDAIELAFSKKKIEARKNWLRQFEPENYLDQREKLIKYSDFINKELILFSRADLQRSIPSMVDGLKPGQRKILFCAFKRNFVKQAKVAQFVGYVSEKSAYHHGEQSLATTIIGMAQDFVGSNNINLLQPEGQFGTRHQGGKDHASARYIFTCLSPITRFLFPKDDDILLDYLNEDGQSIEPTWYMPIIPMVLANGSEGIGTGWSSYIPNYNPKDIVANVRRLLNDEPMQPMDPWYRGFTGRIEKSATKEAGVTYTITGAIEEVNDTTLRITELPIRRWTQDYKEFLESMMTGNDKSKEPFIKDYREYNDDKTVHFEVTLTEENLSIARQEGLEKKFKLTTSIGTTNMHLFDPKGVIKKYDNSEQILEEFFHLRYEFYEKRKKALLDNLEFQLLKLDNKVRFILGVVRGEIIVNNRKRADLFLELQQKGFAPMPKKTKGIDAAATEEEEEDEQEEESPEAGKRGVKASDYEYLMSMPIGTLTLEKVQELCAEKDKLEGEVDELRRTSPRSLWLKELDALEEELDKLDRKDAEAEEMRMKNNAGAVPSRQPPKKPRKKASNKSVTGPEKTVTDAGQKKTNGGSKRAPVKKNTVIESDEDDDIDDLKDRLAAYNLDSSPDQTVMETDSVVVEQQGGQKKQASRTAAARKATHTVLSDNEDDEAQNYMPIIEEDKDKDFNLVEPKGRKVRGRKPANEKAKPATTTRKRGPAQSSKPVLSQKLITEVLKPAENGGNSPEKKVRKMRDSPFNKRSGSVLGRPTSSPSGSEDSNGPSPSGPAETTNVVAAGRTRPKRENMTKAVYVLSDSEIEEDPPTDDSDFDDEED; translated from the exons ATGGCCGCCGAGAAGAAGTTGCCCCTCCAATCCAGCGCCACCTACAACTCCGCCATCGGCGGCCCTCCTGCGCCGGGCAAGAAGACGATCGAGGAGATCTACCAGAAGAAGACCCAGCTGGAGCACATCCTCCTCCGCCCCGACACCTACATCGGGTCCGTCGAGAAGCACGCCCAGACACTCTGGGTCTACGAGAACGGTGAAATGGTCCACCGTCCCGTCACCTACGTCCCTGGCCTCTACAAGATCTTCGACGAGATCCTCGTCAACGCCGCCGACAACAAGCAGCGCGACCCCTCCATGGACGCCGTCAAGGTCGAGATCGACGTCGATGCCAACCGCATCAGCATCTACAACAACGGCGATGGGGTCCCCGTTGAGATTCATCAGGAGGAGGGGGTCTACGTGCCGGAGTTAATCTTCGGCCACCTCCTCACTAGCAGCAACTACGACGACAATGTCAAGAAGACGACGGGTGGGAGGAATGGCTACGGAGCCAAGCTCACCAACATCTTCTCCACCGAGTTCATCATCGAGACCGCCGATGGCAAGAGGCAGAAGCGGTACAATCAG GTGTTCACCGACAACATGGGAAAGAAGACTGACCCCTCCATCACCAAGTGCAAGGCAGGGGAAAACTGGACTAAGGTCACATTTAGGCCAGATTTGGCCAAATTTAACATGACATATCTTGAGGAAGACGTGGTTGCACTCATGAAAAAGCGGGTCGTCGACTTAGCCGGAACGCTAGGCAAGTCTGTCAAGATCGAGTTGAACGGCCAACGACTGCCTGTGAAGACGTTCGCCGATTACGTCAACCTGTACCTTCAGTCCGCATCGAAGTCCAGACCTGAACCTCTCCCGAG GATTGCGGAGAAAGCTAATGACAGGTGGGAAATTTGCGTCAGTCTAAGCGAAGGGCAGTTCCAGCAG GTCAGCTTCGTCAATGGCATTGCCACGATCAAGGGTGGAACTCATGTTGAGTATGTAACCAATCAAATCACCAACCATATCATGACCATAGTgaacaagaaaaacaagaatGCCAACCTAAAGGCACATAACGTGAGGGGTCATCTGTGGGTCTTCGTCAATGCCCTTATCGACAACCCTGCCTTCGATTCGCAGACAAAGGAAACTTTGACCACTCGTCAGGGAAGCTTTGGATCAAAGTGTGAGCTCTCGCAAGAGTTCCTTAAAAAGG TTGCCAAGTCAGGAGTTGTGCACACTCTGCTCACATGGGCTGATTTCAAGCAGagcaaagaattgaagaagacggATGGTGCTAAAAGGCAGAGAATTACAGGCATTCCCAAGCTTGAGGATGCCAACGATGCTGGTGGGAAGAATTCTGACAAGTGTACCTTGATATTGACTGAAGGAGATTCAGCCAAGGCTCTTGCT ATGGCTGGTATATCTGTAGTAGGGAGGAACTACTATGGTGTGTTTCCCCTGAGGGGTAAATTGCTGAATGTCAGAGAAGCCAACCACAAGCAGATACTGGATAATGCAGAAGTTCAAAACATAAAGCAAATTCTTGGTTTGCAGCATGGAAAGGAGTATGAAAGCGCTAAAGGCTTGAGATATGGTCATCTCATGATAATGACAGATCAG GATCATGATGGCTCTCACATCAAGGGGCTTTTAATTAACTTTATTCATACATTCTGGCCCTCTTTGCTGAAAGTTCCCTCTTTTATGGTTGAGTTCATAACACCACTTCTGAAG GCAACTAATAACAAGAACAAGACTGTCCTTTCGTTCTATTCCATGCCTGAATATGAAGCATGGAAAGAAAGTTTGGGAGGAAATGCAAATGGTTGGTCAATTAAGTACTATAAG GGGTTAGGCACAAGTAAATCGGAAGAAGGAAAAGAATATTTTAAGGCCATAGCCAAGCACAAGAAAGATTTTGTATGGGTGGATGAACAAGATGGAGATGCTATAGAATTAGCATTCAGCAAGAAGAAGATTGAGGCCAGAAAGAATTGGCTTCGACAATTTGAG CCGGAAAATTATCTTGATCAAAGAGAGAAGCTCATCAAATACAGTGATTTTATCAACAAGGAGTTGATTCTATTCTCCAGGGCGGATCTGCAGAGATCAATACCGTCAATGGTTGATGGCCTGAAACCAGGTCAGAGAAAAATCTTGTTTTGCGCATTCAAGAGGAATTTTGTGAAGCAAGCTAAG GTCGCCCAGTTCGTAGGTTACGTTTCTGAGAAATCAGCCTACCATCACGGTGAGCAAAGTCTTGCCACAACCATAATCGGTATGGCTCAAGATTTTGTGGGTAGCAACAATATAAACCTTCTGCAACCCGAAGGACAATTTGGCACCAGACACcag GGAGGCAAAGATCATGCCAGTGCAAGGTATATCTTCACTTGTTTGTCACCAATCACAAGGTTCTTGTTCCCCAAGGATGACGACATTCTCCTTGACTACTTAAATGAGGATGGACAGTCAATCGAACCCACTTG GTACATGCCAATCATTCCTATGGTTTTAGCCAATGGAAGCGAAGGTATTGGAACTGGATGGAGTTCTTACATTCCCAACTATAATCCGAAAGACATTGTTGCCAATGTGAGGCGATTGCTGAACGATGAACCAATGCAGCCCATGGACCCTTGGTACCGAGGATTCACG GGCCGCATAGAGAAATCAGCAACAAAAGAAGCTGGCGTGACCTATACCATCACTGGTGCCATCGAGGAAGTCAACGACACTACACTGAGGATAACGGAGTTGCCGATCCGTAGATGGACCCAGGACTATAAAGAATTTCTTGAGTCCATGATGACCGGAAATGACAAGTCCAAAGAGCCATTCATTAAG GATTATCGAGAGTACAATGATGACAAAACAGTGCACTTTGAGGTTACTCTGACAGAGGAGAACTTGAGCATTGCCAGGCAAGAAGGGCTGGAGAAAAAGTTTAAGCTGACTACATCAATTGGCACCACAAATATGCACCTATTTGACCCTAAGGGTGTCATTAAGAAATATGATAACTCGGAGCAGA TTCTTGAGGAGTTCTTTCATCTGAGATATGAATTCTATGAGAAGAGAAAG AAAGCACTTTTGGACAATCTAGAGTTCCAGTTGCTGAAGCTGGATAACAAAGTGAGGTTCATCCTTGGGGTGGTTAGAGGTGAGATAATAGTCAACAACCGGAAGAGAGCAGATTTGTTCCTCGAGCTGCAGCAGAAAGGTTTCGCTCCCATGCCAAAGAAGACAAAAGGCATCGATGCTGCTGCcacggaagaggaggaagaagatgaacagGAGGAAGAGAGCCCAGAGGCAGGAAAACGTGGAGTAAAAGCCAGTGACTACGAGTACTTGATGTCTATGCCAATAGGAACGTTGACTTTGGAGAAGGTTCAAGAGCTTTGTGCAGAGAAGGACAAACTAGAGGGCGAGGTTGATGAACTAAGAAGGACATCTCCAAGATCTCTATGGTTGAAGGAACTTGATGCATTGGAAGAGGAGTTGGAT AAGCTAGACCGGAAAGATGCTGAAGCCGAGGAGATGAGGATGAAAAATAACGCTGGTGCCGTACCATCTAGACAACCACCTAAGAAGCCAAGAAAGAAGGCTTCAAACAAATCTGTCACTGGGCCAGAGAAGACGGTAACTGACGCAGGACAAAAGAAGACTAACGGGGGATCCAAGAGAGCTCCTGTGAAGAAG AACACGGTGATTGAAAGTGATGAAGATGATGACATAGATGATCTGAAAGACCGGCTTGCTGCTTACAATCTTGACTCTTCTCCTGATCAAACAG TGATGGAAACTGATTCAGTAGTAGTAGAGCAGCAGGGAGGGCAGAAGAAACAAGCGAGTAGAACTGCTGCTGCAAGGAAGGCAACTCATACAGTCCTCTCCGATAACGAGGACGACGAAGCTCAAAATTACATGCCTATCATAGAGGAAGACAAAGACAAGGATTTCAATCTGGTGGAGCCTAAAGGACGGAAAGTTAGAGGGAGAAAGCCTGCGAATGAAAAGGCTAAACCGGCCACGACCACCAGGAAGAGGGGTCCGGCGCAGAGCAGCAAGCCTGTTTTGAGCCAGAAGTTGATCACTGAAGTTCTTAAGCCGGCAGAGAATGGAGGGAACTCCCCGgagaagaaggtgaggaagatgagggatTCTCCTTTCAACAAGAGAAGTGGGTCAGTGCTGGGTAGGCCGACAAGTTCTCCCTCCGGGAGTGAAGACTCTAATGGGCCTTCACCTAGCGGCCCAGCGGAGACGACGAATGTAGTGGCAGCAGGACGGACCCGACCGAAGAGGGAGAACATGACCAAAGCCGTGTATGTGCTGAGTGATTCAGAGATCGAAGAGGATCCGCCTACCGATGACTCAGATTTCGATGATGAGGAAGATTAA